CTCTAGCTATGTATGTGTTGAAAGTTATACTGCATTTGCAAACGGAAAAGATGGGAACCCACAAACAAAAATTTTGTTGACGAGGAAAGCAAAAGAGTGGAGACAAATTATAAGTCATCTAACAAAATTACTCAACCTACAAATTATTACTGTCCCACCACTAAAGACTTTAAGTCTTGGTGGGTAGGAGGTCAAGGCTTCAAACCTTATCTCCCATCATTTGTCACAACATGTAGTTTTCTCAAATCCATACGGGTGCACAGTGTACCCATCTGATCTGATGGTGGTTCAGTCCTTGTCGACTCCCCTGTAGTCCAGTTGGGCCTCGTCCCCTGGATTAGACTAGAGTAGGAATAGaagtaggagtaggagtaggatTAGAGTAGATAAGTGACCAATgacaaaaaagaaattattactGCCATGTCATCTTATGCTTGCTGCATCAGAGCACAAGCGATCATGTGTGGTATTGCTCGTCTTGCCATCAATCATGTGTGGTAGTGCTTGTCTTGCCATCAATCATGTGTGGTTTTGCTTGCCTTGTCATCAATCAAAATGGTTCGATGTGGTTGAAGGACATTTTTAAATTTGAAGCTGTTTTCTTACTTTGGATGCACACACattaaaaaaagagagaaaaaggaatttATTTGTTGGTTTCTTTGTTAGGTTTTTGTTAATGTTTTCCCTAGCAAAAGTACAATGATTCTAAATATATTCAGCAAACCAATGCATTCTTGGAGGCATAAAAGTCAGTCAGTCAAAATAGTAGTTAAAAAATGGTCACAAGACAGTTTTCATCAAGTTTAATGAGATGGTGTATATTCCTTTGCTGACTGGGAAATAGGAGCATAAACTGATAATAACCATTGTGCCATTTTTCTATAGTCATTTTGTCATGCATTTTGCAGCAGTTGGACGGTTGATTTTTCAACTGTTAGCTTTACAGTAAAACATGTCAGttgataatttttctttttctgttacATGGCTCCTTAATAATCTGTTTTCACAGGATTGTTTTTCTGTTCTACTCTAGTCCTGGTTATTCCTTTCAGTAAGCTATATTCAGCTGTGATCCCAAAGATGCTTCATGTACTATAAGAACTCTGTACTGATCTAGACATCAATTCTAGCATGAAATTTGGATTGGTTAGTTGTTACCATGACTCCTAAGTGATCAGTAAGCTAGAGAATTAAAAGCATATGCATTAAGAATATTTAGTATCTTATTGTTTTAATTGACTCGTTGAGTACCATAATTTTATGAAATAGTGATTTTTAAGCACAGGGTTTGAAGGATCACTAAGGACACATAAAAGAATTCCCTTTTCTGGTATGATGAAAATTTCGTTTTTCGTACTTTCTCACCTAACTTCCTAGGATTTCTCTAAGATGACATATTTTCATAAGTCGAAGAACTTATCACGCAGCTATGGGATGCCTATTGGAAAAGGAGGTGGGAAGTTGGTGAAGATTATAAGGGCTAATTAATATAAGATAAAGTAATTTCAGAACAAGAAGAATCAAATGAAACAACTTAGACATAGTTTTAAGTATTTAGGAAGAGTCGCTGACTCTTAAGCTGTGGCTTTGTTCTTTTCTCCACATGTTCAATCttttagattagattatgtCTTCATGAAACTGTTTCTGGTTTAGGTTGCAGGAAAATGGCAAAATCTGTTACTTGCTTACAAGACATTGGGAGTCGTCTTTGGTGGGCTAGTTACATCTCCACTGTATGTTTATCCTTCAATGCAACTCAAATCTCCAACAGAAGAAAACTATTTGGGAATCTTCAGCATTATTTTCTGGACTCTTAGTCTAATCGGAGTTGTCAAGTATGCCAGTATAGCTGTCAGGGCTGATGATCAGGGTGAAGGTATACAAGTTTTCACATGGCTTATGTATATATGCTGACTGATGAAGTTTTaatcttcaaaaaatttttgattGTGTCCTCAACTGAGCACTCTTCTCAAACAATTTATTCATGCCGTTGCTGATATTTTTGTCTAACTTCTACAACAAATGTACTTCACTCTTCACATCAGCATACTCtatttttgttcaaattttgtTTCTCTTGTGATATGCTTCTGAATCTTCTAGCTGAATGTGGCATTTTTGTATTTTCTATCTTAAGACTAGTAGACTGCTTTTAGTTTTCCTGAAGGAAATCTCAGAAACCGTAGAAATTATTGTTACGTTTATGTTGGGACATTGAAGTCAGTCAGAATAAGCTTATGTACCTTTTAATTTTGGTTGCAGAAATCTATGCATTGCTCTATGGGAGTTGATTAATGGACATACACACTAATCAGTAACTTGGTTGCAAAACACATCTTACCAAGTCCTACTGTTGGAATTAGATACTATCTAAAATTGTATTCTCTAGCACTAACTTTCGTGAAAAGTTTATGCTACCACTTTTACACTTATGTTACCATCTACAACTGATGAAACTCGGGAAAAACTTATACTGCCTATACAAGCAAAATATTCATTCATGCATAAACATCAGTCATTTGTTTATTTTCCTGACTTTTCTCATTTTAATTGTTGAATGATGTTGGAGTCAACATAGTTCCTTTTCCAACTTTTTGTGAATAGTCGCTTTGCCCAAGAAATCTATTTTTTGACAGCCAGAACTTCTTGATATTTTGTATTCTTGACATTTTCATGCATCTGATTTTCAGATGTTTCCAACACTATGGTTGCAATGtattgcattttttcttttctctgttTTACTTTTTGATGGCACATATGCTACAAGTAAAGCAAATATTTAAGACTTTTGATTTATATTCATTAAAGGTAAGTTTCCTGAATTGTATCAGTCAAGTCCTGTTTTCCACTTCCCATTTTGCCAAGTACCAAGCACCACTTCAAACAGATACAGACATCTGCCCCTGTTTGTGAAGTAGCTTCATATTTCTGTTAAGAATGAAATGATTTTACAGCATGCCTCTACTGTTAGCTCATTGGTTCTTGTCACTTTAATTATTGACACAAGGACCGTGTTCCATCCCTTTGTGTGTAGTGTCTACAATTAGTCCAAGCCTCTTACAGATGTTTTATGTGGACATGAAAGTGAGAATGGAGGTTACCATTTTAGTACTCTTTGCCTCAGTGTTGTAGATAACAGTCACAGGTGGAGTAGCTTCAATGGAACAAACATATAAAACTATTGTTTCAATATTGTGCTTAATTGGAGTTTAAAAGAAAGCCAATTGTTGTTGTTTTGTACGCTTATTCGTCGGCAGTCTCTTAAAGAGACTTGATTAGCAATTGGAGTTCAGAAGATGAATCTTAGATATTCTCATGTCATAAAGCTTCTTGAAACTACAAGTGGATATACTTTTAAGAAAGAATAGGTTTAATGCATCTTCAATGAGCAGAAAATTAAAAGCTTAACGCTTTTACCTACACTGTCTTTGGCTGTTACTTGAATTGTCAAAAACTGGCTTTTGCAGGTGGAACTTTCGCCCTCTATTCGTTACTATGTAGGAACATAAACATCAATATCCTTTCTTCAAAACATTCATGCACAAAATCAAGCACTGCTGAAAAGCCAAGTAAACTCGGTAAATTCTTTGAAGCGAGCTTGGTTGCCAGAAGGGTGTTGCTTTTTATTGCAATTTTAGGCATGTGCATGCTAATTGGTGATGGTGTACTTACTCCTGCAATTTCAGGTAGCTTAGCATGGAACTCTCATCTGAGagttcattaattttttttcatttttttccttattGAAGATTTCTTTCTTTGATCCTTGTATTGACTTCTTGCTGAAAACCTTGCCTCAGTGTTGTCAGCAATGGATGGCATTAGGGCACCTTTTCCATCATTTAGTAAAAGTAAGTACTAAGCACATTTGCTAGCTAATTTTACTTCTACCTTTAATATTTCCAGTATTCATAAGtctgaagagagagagagagagagagagagaggggcgGAGAGAGCTACTTTCCCAAGTTTTTAGAATGCATTTCATGGATGTCTGAAACATGGTGAAAAACAGTTGTCATATAAACATGAATTTTACTGCACAGTGTAATGACCAATCAGTAGTTAGACGGAGTTTATAATGATTTGAATCTCGAAGCTTAGAACTTGAAGAGATGATAAGGAAATTCTAATTgtgaaggagaaaagggaaTTTAAGCTAATAACTGAATCTAAATGATGGTGCAAGACTGGACTTTCAGTATCAGCAAATTAAATCAATCGCCATTCCATGTATCTCTAAATTTGGTAACCAAGTAGTTTGTCGTGTTTGAAGTTCTGATTTTTGACTTGCAGCCTGGGTGGAAGTCTTGTCAGCAGTTGTCCTCATTGTTTTATTCCTCCTGCAGAAGTATGGTACCTCGAGAGTGAGTTTCCTTTTCTCTCCTATAATGGGGGCATGGACCCTCACTACTCCTCTTGTGGGAATTTATAGTATCATAAAGCATTACCCCAGCATCTACAAGGCAATATCACCCCATTACATATTCTCCTTCTTTTGGAGAAACGGGAAGGAAGGCTGGCTGTTGCTCAGTGGTACAATCCTTTGCATTACAGGTAAGCCTCATACAACCCTCTGCTCAGATCATGTGAGTCCAAGCTAATGTCTCTCTCTTTCACTTATTGATATGTATGGGTTTACTTCCACTTTCTGGTCGTGGGAATGGGAAGGGGGGAAGGGGCAGAACATGAAGGTTTATTCTGGAAATACTTGTAGCTTTTCTCCTGGTCAGCAACTGAATTGAAACTTTACCTCACACATATCTCCACCCAAGTAAAATTCAGGTGTACACTATTCCCTTGTCAGAAAGAAGTGCTCAGCAGAAAGTTGGAAACTTAACTGAAATTTACAACTGATGCAAACCATTCCTGTTATCATAATTAACTACAGAACAGGATTCAATTCTAAACaaacatttgatgaataattaaatagtattttataatttttgctCAAGTTTGACTGATAAAATTGCTGGTGTTACTTCCTGAGAAATCATCTACTcgtagttttctttttcttttccattttctttttttggtttctgGTTTGGTTTCCTTCCTGAAGATTTAAGTACTTTGGGGTTGCAGCAAGTGGGTTGAGGACTTGGTGTTCATTATTTGAAATCTGTATCATTACTTCTATGCAGGTTCTGAGGCGATGTTTGCTGATCTTGGTCATTTCAACAAAAGTTCAATTCAGGTGAATGATAAAAGATCTTCATCATCTTTATGTTtagctttattattattattattttaatcctaactccattcatttctGGCAGATAGCTTTTCTCTTCACAATATATCCATCCCTAGTTCTGACATATGCTGGCCAGACTGCTTACTTGATCAGAAACCCATATGACCATCAGGATGGGTTTTACAAGTTTATACCATCTCCTGTTTACTGGCCCATGTTTGTGATAGCCACACTGGCTGCTATTGTAGCTAGCCAGTCATTGATTTCTGCTACATTTTCAATTATCAAACAGTCTGTTGCACTTGATTATTTCCCTCGGGTCAAGATAGTCCACACATCAAGCAGGCAAGAAGGAGAGGTGTATTCTCCAGAAGTCAACTATATTCTGATGGTTATTTGTGTTGCTGTCATACTAATATTTGGAGATGGGCAAGATATTGGAAATGCTTTCGGTAAGAAATAAATATCAACCCCATTTCATTGTTTTGTTTGATCAACCCACCACTTACAAGCATTGCTATATTAGTTGAGTAACCTCACTTCATTTCTAGCtttgtcaatcaattttctccTTCGACATATTGCCAACTGAGATTGAACCAAGCAACCTaggcatgattttttttttttgtttccttcatAAAGGTATTGAGAATAAGCAGTTCCAGTCAGTAGGGATCAACTATTCCTGTTTTATATATTTTGCTTAATGGCATGTTTCATAACTTGACATTTTCTCATAAAAATGTTTGTACTTGTTAGTATTACTATATTTAAGGGATTGCATCTCCTTAATCAGTTAAAACTTTAGTTTACACTTGAATAGAACTTCAGAAGGTGTTGAGTTGACATTTGCTATTCCCCAGGGACATTAGAACTTAGATCAATGAACCATAGGGTTATAAGCGTATTGAGATTGTATGACTCcaaaactttttaatttttatttcagAGAAGCTGTGAATGTCTTCATGATCAATCAAATAAATCTCCTATATAACTGCCATGTGACTAATCTGCAACATCATGTTTTCATAAAGAAATTGTTGATTACTATTAATTCCCATTTTTTTCCTTGTGTTCCATTCTCTAATCAAATCCACCATCTATTCAGGAGTTGTTGTCACCATGGTCATGCTTATTACAACCATTATGCTGACTTTAGTCATGATCATTATTTGGAGAACTCCGCCTGTTCTAGTTGCACTGTATTTCGTTATCTTTTTCGTGATGGAGGGTGTCTATGTGAGCTCTGTCTTCACTAAAATTCCAGAAGGTGGTTGGATTCCATTTGCCATTTCTGTCATGCTAGCTTTTATTATGTTTGGCTGGTTCTATGGAAGGCAGAGAAAGATAGAGTATGAGTTAACACACAAGATAGACGTGGACAGTCTTAAAGCACTGCTATCTGATCCCGGCATCCAGAGGGTTCCTGGACTATGTTTTTTCTACACTAAGATTCAAGATGGGCTGACTCCAGTACTTGGTCATTACATGAAGAATATGAAATCCCTACACAATGTTACTGTTTTTACAACTCTTAGATACTTGCTGGTTCCAAAAGTCCCCGCACATGAGAGAATTATTGTCAATAAATTGGGCCTCAAAGGAGTTTATGGGTGTGTGATTCAGTATGGCTATGCAGATTCTCTTAGCCTTGAAGGCGATGACTTTGTTCTTCAAGTTACCAACAGCTTGCAGAATCATGTACGTGATTCATCTGATTGTGCGCAATCAACTACTTCCTTGGATGAAGAAATTGATGACATAAAAGAGGCAAAGCTAGCCGGTGTGGTTCATGTACGCGGGAAGACAAGGTTTCATATCGGTAAAAGTTGTAGCTGGTTTGACAGAACTATGCTTGCCTTTTATGAAGTTCTGCACAGTAATTGCAGGTCTTCTCTACCTGCTATGGGTATCCCACTGCCACACTGCATAGAGGTTGGTATGCATTATGAAGTGTAAGGAGAAAACACCAACCCTGATATGTGGGGTGTTCTTTGGGCTAACATGATTTCGGTTATTGTGCTAGAGGTGTACAAGATTATAGTAGGAAGTCATGCAGATGGACCAGTACACTTAAAACTAAACTAAATGTTGGGGTATTGAAGTAATGCAGTTCCAAAAGTAAGTTTTGATCTATATGCTTTAGACATTTAGGAGGGACTATAACTAATATATCTTTACTTGATTCCAGTGTCATCTTTTAGACACTCTTAAGTCAAATATGCTATGAATGGTATATAATTTGTGCAGTCAATTGTAGGTGGTTACATGATCTATAAACCAATTTAGATTTGCACTCCATGGACACCATAAAGACTAAAAACAAATATGATGCTTATCTGTAACAGTGGAGAATTACTCAATTGCTGTCAAAATATTCAATCTAGGCCTGCATAATTTCAATGGTGAAAGTTATTTCAGCCTATAATGTATACTAGTAAGTGGAAAGAAATTTGCACCACAATTTTAAAGACTTCTTCTGACTGACAAAACCAAAAATTGTTCCTGGCATGAATATTCCATTTTGAACTTCTTTGAGTTCTGTCCTTTCAGGAGGTTAGGCATAGTTAAACCCCTCCAACATTTGCTTAGCAGTGGTGTGTTGAAAGATTTGATGTCTTGTTAATTTCACAGCATTTGATCTTTAAGCTGTGATAAGATGTTTGCACCTTTAACTGATTCATGTTCACTCAATTAAAACTTTGCATTCATCAGACATCACAGCAATATAACTGATATTATTAGAACTGCCCTACCAGCAGCAGCTGTGAGCAGAGTTTCCTCCCAATCCTTTACTTCAATATTCCCATCCTTAATGTAAGAGAATATCATTAAATCCAAATAGATAGGCAGGATATTTACCATTTTAGTCCCCAATCTTTTTGCTTTGAATTAATTTTGTCCCTCATTTGTTTGTGAAAGCCAATTTAGCCCCTTATATTTTTCAACTTTAACGATTGAGGTCATCCAACTGAAAGTCACTGAAGTGTTTAAAGAATCTGGCAACATCTTCAACTCAATTAGATGAAACTGGAAGCAATGCATTGAGTTTTTCATTTCAACCCTGAAAAATAATCCTTTATCTTTActtcaattttaattttaaagtaatagaaAACCTTTTTGTCAATTCTACCAATAAACATTGGCAAGTCTCAACACTTACGAGTGTCATGCAACAAATGTCATCTCTGATGTCTTGCAGCAAATGACCTCAGGGATAACATCATGGATGTCTaagttttcttcaaaattccACCGATAGCAGCTATACCTGACTTCTGACTATTCAAACAAATAAGCAGCTTTCCCTCATTTCTATTTGTTCAAACCATCCAGCACaaactaagaaaagaaaaacgcgTTCAtttctcctataaatagagggGCATTATATCATTAGAAATGACCCCCCTTCAATCCTTTGCAACCTTGAATTCATTCTCTCTCTGTAATTCTCTAAAAAGTTCTTCTAAGAAACTTATTACTCGGATACTCATTCGAGAAAAGACAAAATTCTccattcctttcatttattgtCTTTAGTCTTATAACATTACTtctaattttcttcaattttataACACGTTATCAGCACGAAACTCTGCCATATTTTCTACCATATTAGAGTCAAAATTTACCACCTTCTTTCATATTAAATCGGAGCATATAGTCTTATCGGTTTGTCCAAACCTGCTCCACAATTCTCATAAGAATTTGGATTACACCACTGGGCAATTAGTGACAAAGCCAGATTCTGAAGGTTATCTAGATTTGCTCCAAGAACTGGATCTGCAATCTGTTCGTGAATCTTAAGGTACCATTATTTAATTATAACtcatttaattttatcatgGCAAATCTCACAAAATAGGAATTTGTACAACTCgatatttctggaaaaaattatttatcatgGGCAATGGATGTTGAGATACATCTTGAGTCCAAAGGACTTGGAAAAACTATTGTCCAGAATAATGATGCCACAAGTCAAGACCATGCCAAAGCCATGATATTCCTTCGCCATCATCTTGATGAAAGCTTGAAAACGGAATATCTGACAGTCAAAAATCCACTAGATCTGTGGATAAGTTTAAAAGAAAGATTCGATCACCTGAAGTTGGTCGTACTTCCAAAAACCAGGTATGATTGGCTACACTTACGGCTGCAAGATTTTAAATCTGTCCCTGAATATAATTCAGCCATGTTCAGAATAACCTCTCAATTAAAATTATGTGGAGAAAATGTAACTGATGAGGATATGTTGGAAAAAACATTTTCCACATTTCATGTCTCGAATGTGGTTCTGCAACAGCAGTATCGAGCACAAGGTTTCAAAAAATATTCTGAACTGATTACATGTCTTTTACTGGCTGaacaaaaataatgaattattaTGGAAAAATCGTGAGTCCCGACCAACTGATACTAGTCCATTCCCTGAAGTGAATGTGACTCAATCTTCAAATTCCAGACATAGCCGTGGCAGAGGTCACGGACGTAGCCGTGGTAGaggtcgtggacgtggacgtggTCATGATAGATATATACCTTACCACAATAATAATAACCATGACATGAGACAGAATATCCCCCAGAAGCGggacaacaacaacaacaataaaaaatataaagaaaagaaaaattatgaaGAAAAGTGCTACCGATATGGCATGGGAGGACATTGGTCCCGTACCTGTCGTACGGCGGATCACCTTGTTGAACTTTATCAAGCATCATTGAAAGGGAAGAATAAAGGTATTGAGACCAATTTTATTGATCAAGGAACATCTACCATtgatcaagaaaatgaatgtaATGATGATGTGGATATGACATCCCTTGATATGGCTGATTTTATTGTGTATCCTGAAGATACAAAATGATGAAGCTGTCAAATGCCCAATatgtacttttattattttcacATCTTTTAATGAAAGTTACTTTTGTATTATGATATTTGTGCATTT
This portion of the Coffea eugenioides isolate CCC68of chromosome 11, Ceug_1.0, whole genome shotgun sequence genome encodes:
- the LOC113752918 gene encoding probable potassium transporter 17 — protein: MDRHVRPYDSAVTQSDDVVVTVIDHRNNNNDEVGAVSLRSARFHDLNRLIQSPPTLDNKVAGKWQNLLLAYKTLGVVFGGLVTSPLYVYPSMQLKSPTEENYLGIFSIIFWTLSLIGVVKYASIAVRADDQGEGGTFALYSLLCRNININILSSKHSCTKSSTAEKPSKLGKFFEASLVARRVLLFIAILGMCMLIGDGVLTPAISVLSAMDGIRAPFPSFSKTWVEVLSAVVLIVLFLLQKYGTSRVSFLFSPIMGAWTLTTPLVGIYSIIKHYPSIYKAISPHYIFSFFWRNGKEGWLLLSGTILCITGSEAMFADLGHFNKSSIQIAFLFTIYPSLVLTYAGQTAYLIRNPYDHQDGFYKFIPSPVYWPMFVIATLAAIVASQSLISATFSIIKQSVALDYFPRVKIVHTSSRQEGEVYSPEVNYILMVICVAVILIFGDGQDIGNAFGVVVTMVMLITTIMLTLVMIIIWRTPPVLVALYFVIFFVMEGVYVSSVFTKIPEGGWIPFAISVMLAFIMFGWFYGRQRKIEYELTHKIDVDSLKALLSDPGIQRVPGLCFFYTKIQDGLTPVLGHYMKNMKSLHNVTVFTTLRYLLVPKVPAHERIIVNKLGLKGVYGCVIQYGYADSLSLEGDDFVLQVTNSLQNHVRDSSDCAQSTTSLDEEIDDIKEAKLAGVVHVRGKTRFHIGKSCSWFDRTMLAFYEVLHSNCRSSLPAMGIPLPHCIEVGMHYEV